The genomic region AGAACTTTTGGAGTTATCCAAAAAGGTATGCAAGAACACCCTGATGGAAACTCTTGAAATCGAATTTACAGAAATAGGTGATGATTATTTAATAGCAAAAATGCCGGTGAATTCCAGGGTGCATCAGCCAGATGGAGTTTTGCATGGGGGAGCCAGTGTGGCCCTTGCCGAAAGTGTGGGCAGCATGGCCAGCTATGTTTTTCTGGATAGGGAGAATTTTTTTGTTCGCGGGATTGAAATTAATGCCAATCATTTAAAAAGTATTAAAGAAGGCTGGGTTTTCGCCAAAGCGACCTTTATTCATAAAGGTAGAACTACCCAGTTGTTTGAAATAAGAATTACCGATGAGGCTGCAAACCTTATTTCAATCGTAAAACTTACGACTATCTCACTGCCAAAAGAAAAGAAATAAATGGATTCTGTAGATTTTTATAACCAGCTTAAAGCTCATTATATAGAGCATAAGCCAATAGTCGCTTACAGGAAACCGGGAGAAGATAATGTAAAAGCTATGCTTCAGGTTGATGCTGAAAATTACCAGGTGAGTGATCTTTCTGAAAGCGGATTTGTTTTTGCTCCATTTAATCCTGAAGACGTTTCCTATATAATTCCTGCTGGAAAATCTAAAACAATAGATTACGATTTTCTAGTGGAAGAAGTAGAGGGTATGCCTTTTGATCAGGATAATCTTGATTCTGTAGATTTTGAATACATGGAGGAGGACCAGAAGAGACATGAGAATCTGGTACAAAAAGGTATAGATGAGATCAGGCAGAGACATTTTAAAAAAGTGGTTTTATCCAGGTCTGAAAAAGTTCAGGTACTTGATCCAGATCCATTAAGGATATTTAAAAATCTTCTGGAGAAATATCCAGGTGCCATGGTATATCTCTGGTTTCATCCCGAGACCGGATTCTGGCTTGGAGCTACACCTGAAACCTTACTGCATGTAGAAAGGAATAGGTTCAATACAATGGCTCTTGCTGGGACACAGCTTTTCCAGGGAGAGACAGATGTAGAATGGGATAGCAAGGAGGTTGAAGAACAACTTTTTGTGACCGATTATATTCTGGAATCATTAGAAGATCTTCCAGGTGTAGAAAATATTAAAACTTCCAGGCCTTATTCAGCAAGGGCAGGTAACCTGCTCCATATATGCACCGATATTTTTGGATATCTCAAGGATCCGGAAAATCTAAAAGATCTTATTGAGACAATTCATCCAACTCCAGCTGTTTGCGGGTTACCAAGACAGGAAGCTTTGGATTTTATTCTTAAAAATGAAGATCATTCCCGGGAGTTCTATTCAGGTTACCTGGGAGAATTAAACCTAAAGACAGAACATAAAAGAAATTCCAATCAACGAAATCAGGAGAACCAGCAATTTGTATCTATTTCTAAGCAAACTGAACTTTTCGTAAATCTTAGGTGTATGAAATTAAAGGATGGTGATGCCCGTATTTATGTAGGTGGAGGTATTACAAAAGACTCCAACGCTGCCGATGAATGGATGGAAACCGTGAACAAATCACAGACCATGAAATCTGTACTTGTTAAATAAGGTCAAAAACCAGCCCTGAAATTACCTGT from Gramella sp. MT6 harbors:
- a CDS encoding hotdog fold thioesterase codes for the protein MTKEELLELSKKVCKNTLMETLEIEFTEIGDDYLIAKMPVNSRVHQPDGVLHGGASVALAESVGSMASYVFLDRENFFVRGIEINANHLKSIKEGWVFAKATFIHKGRTTQLFEIRITDEAANLISIVKLTTISLPKEKK
- a CDS encoding chorismate-binding protein; its protein translation is MDSVDFYNQLKAHYIEHKPIVAYRKPGEDNVKAMLQVDAENYQVSDLSESGFVFAPFNPEDVSYIIPAGKSKTIDYDFLVEEVEGMPFDQDNLDSVDFEYMEEDQKRHENLVQKGIDEIRQRHFKKVVLSRSEKVQVLDPDPLRIFKNLLEKYPGAMVYLWFHPETGFWLGATPETLLHVERNRFNTMALAGTQLFQGETDVEWDSKEVEEQLFVTDYILESLEDLPGVENIKTSRPYSARAGNLLHICTDIFGYLKDPENLKDLIETIHPTPAVCGLPRQEALDFILKNEDHSREFYSGYLGELNLKTEHKRNSNQRNQENQQFVSISKQTELFVNLRCMKLKDGDARIYVGGGITKDSNAADEWMETVNKSQTMKSVLVK